The Oryza sativa Japonica Group chromosome 11, ASM3414082v1 DNA window ATGAGGCTGGCGCTTCACTCACTCAGCTCACTCGCATCGCATCGACCTCCTCTCGCCTTCTACGTACCTTGCCAATGGCGGTCTCCACCTccaggcgcggcggcggcgtgcttgcggcggtggtgacggcggtggcggcgctggcgaTGCTGGGCGGGGTGGCGTGGGGCGGCAACCCGGGGTTCACGTGCGGGCCGGCGTCGGCGCAGAAGGGGTTCGCGTTCTGCAACGCGGCGCTGCCGGCggagcagcgggcggcggacCTGGTGGCGAGGCTGACGACGGCGGAGAAGGTGGGGCAGCTCGGGGACCAGGCGCCCGGGGTGCCGAGGCTGGGGATCCCGGTGTACAAGTGGTGGTCGGAGGCGCTGCACGGGCTGGCCATCTCCGGGAAGGGCATCCACTTCGGCAACGGCCCCGCGCGCACCGCCACCAGCTTCCCGCAGGTCatccacaccgccgccgccttcgacgacGGCCTCTGGTTCCGCATCGGCCAGGTACGCGTATATACACATGTGTTCTTGCGGTGGCGCGCTGAtcgatcgccgccgccatttACGATTGTGTACATATCTGATccatgttttttatatttgaaaagatttttcttttttgcaaatcTGAGAGGGAAAATAAATGAAGGGAACACTTAATGAATCTGTTTAACTTCCATTTCATGTTGTACAAGATACAAATCACAATACTCTgcttcagtatttttttttctcttttgcacGTGGTTACTATTagttacttcatccgtttcacagtgtaagtcattctagcatttcgcatatttatattgatgttaataaatttagataaaTAAATATGTCTAGTTTTATTAACATAAATATggatatgggaaatgctagaatgacttacattgtgaaacggagggagtagtgatcTATCATGGAATTAATTAATACATCGTATTGGCATTTTTGCAGTTCTTTTTTTAGTTCAAAATAAATAGCAAGTTTTACTTTGTCACATTTTCCATGCCGAAATTAGCTTATTTTGAAATCAGCGTTTTATGTGTGAAAAATAAGCTAAAATGATATAATTTTAAACTTTATATTCTTGATCTTGTATATTTTTTCCTATGCATGAAACAGAACTGTATAAATTTATATGACCTGGATGGTTATGCACACATTGTACAACCAATCACGTTCTGCATATATTCATTCTCTGTCAGTTTATTGACATCCTGCTTGGTTTGTTCTGTCTGATCACATTAAATATGTGCCTACCATGTCAAATCCACgtggattatatatatatatatatatatatatatatatatatatatatatatatatatatatatatatatatatatatatatatatatatatatatatatatatatatatatatatatatatatatatatatatatatatatatatatatatatatatatatacacacacacacacacacacgtatgtatgtatgtatgtatgtatgtatgtgatGTATGTGAGTCACTGAACTTTGTTTATAAATCATAACACAGGCGATCGGCAAAGAGGGTCGGGCGTTCTACAACCTGGGGCAAGCAGAGGGTCTGGCCATGTGGTCCCCCAACGTGAACATCTTTAGGGACCCACGGTGGGGCCGTGGCCAGGAGACCCCCGGCGAGGACCCCGCCACGGCGAGCAAGTACGGCGCCGCCTTCGTCAAGGGCCTGCAGGGGAGCTCGTTGACAAACCTCCAGACCTCCGCGTGCTGCAAGCACATCACCGCCTACGACATCGAGGAGTGGAAGGGCGTCTCACGCTACAACTTCAATGCAAAGGTGAGCGATGACTGCACGgtgaaaaaagacaaaaaaatagATCGAGAAAGAAAATTTCTTACATGCCCCTAATTTTTCGTTATGTATGAGAAGTAGTGACTAGTGAGTATGACATATGTCGGGTGCGATGAGTTGTGCAGGTGACACCGCAAGATCTAGCGGACACGTACAACCCGCCGTTTAGGAGCTGTGTGGTGGATGGGAAGGCGAGCTGCATCATGTGTGCCTACACCCTCATCAATGGCGTCCCGGCGTGTGCTAGTTCTGACCTCCTCACCAAGACCGTCAGGGGAGAATGGAAGTTAGATGGGTGAGTGATCGATCGAGCTCGACCTCATTTCATTTCATCGCTCAGATCAGTGGCTGAAATAATCATGTGACGAATAGCTAAAATCAACGTGACATATGTACTTGCCAGTTACACGGCGTCGGACTGCGACGCGGTCGCCATCCTTCACAAATCGGAACACTTCACGAGGACGGCGGAGGAAGCCGTGGCCGTCGCCCTCAAGGCCGGTAAGTAGCAAATCATTACAAGTACTTTAAACaagatttaaaaaaacatgatttGGAGGGAGATATGTCCCTCCaaataatttttaaagaatAAATTATAAACGTGTTGGAAATTGAACACAGGATTCTCTGAGTTGAAACCACGCACTCCTTCCCACCGaactatcaagtgcatctctTTAAGCAAGATTTGAATATTTGAATTTTGGAAACAGAATGAATTATTGGTGAATATTTTCAGGGTTGGACATAAACTGCGGCGTGTACATGCAGCAGAACGCGGCGTCGGCGCTGCAGCAGGGGAAGATGACGGAGAAGGACGTGGACAAGGCCCTCAAGAACCTCTTCGCCATCCGGATGCGGCTGGGCCACTTCGACGGCGACCCAAGGGGCAACAAGCTGTACGGCCGCCTCAGCGCCGCCGACGTCTGCACGCCGGTGCACAAGGCCCTCGCCCTCGAGGCCGCCAGGCGCGGCGTCGTCCTGCTCAAGAACGacgcccgcctcctcccgctccgCGCCCCCACCGTCGCCTCCGCTGCCGTCATCGGCCACAACGCCAACGACATCCTCGCCCTCCTCGGCAACTACTACGGCCTCCCCTGCGAGACCACCACGCCGTTCGGAGGCATCCAGAAGTACGTCAAGAGCGCCAAGTTCCTCCCCGGCTGCAGCTCCGCCGCCTgcgacgtcgccgccaccgaccaGGCCACCGCGCTGGCCAAGTCCTCCGACTACGTCTTCCTCGTCATGGGGCTCAGCCAGAAGCAGGAGCAGGAAGGCCTCGACAGGACGAGCCTGCTGCTCCCCGGCAAGCAGCAGGCCCTCatcaccgccgtcgccaccgcgtcGAAGCGCCCGgtcatcctcatcctcctcaCCGGCGGCCCGGTGGACATCACGTTCGCGCAGACCAACCCCAAGATCGGCGCCATCCTGTGGGCGGGGTACCCCGGCCAGGCCGGCGGTCAGGCCATCGCCGACGTGCTCTTCGGCGAGTTCAACCCCAGCGGCAAGCTGCCGGTGACATGGTACCCGGAGGAGTTCACCAAGTTCACCATGACCGACATGCGGATGCGCCCCGACCCGGCCACCGGCTACCCCGGCCGGAGCTACCGATTCTACAAGGGCAAGACCGTCTACAAGTTCGGGTACGGCCTCAGCTACTCCAAGTTCGCTTGCCGCatcgtctccggcgccggcaacTCGTCATCCTACGGCAAGGCGGCGCTCGCTGGCCTTAGGGCAGCAACCACACCAGAAGGCGACGCCGTCTACCGCGTCGACGAGATCGGCGACGACCGGTGCGAGCGGCTCAGGTTCCCGGTCATGGTGGAGGTGCAGAACCATGGCCCCATGGATGGCAAGCACACCGTGCTGATGTTCGTCCGGTGGTCGAGCACGGATGGCGGCCGGCCGGTGAGGCAGCTGATCGGGTTCAGGAACCAGCATCTCAAGGTAGGGGAGAAGAAGAAGTTGAAGATGGAGATCAGCCCATGCGAGCACCTGAGCAGGGCGAGGGTGGACGGCGAGAAGGTGATCGACAGAGGATCGCATTTCCTCATGGTTGAGGAGGATGAGTTGGAGATTAGGTTCCAGGATTGAGTTTTAGATGGAAGATTATTTCcttgttttttaaattttggttttgtTTATGTCTTTTGAGATGATACATAAAAGGAGATCCAATGGATTGATATTAAATTAATAGAGAAGGAAAAGTTCTTTTGTCGGAAATGTAGGTTGGTTTAGActtatatatttgatatttgtcTATATCTGTGCTATTTTAGCACTATGAGGATAGTATATTGTCATGACCATAAATCGTCTTGAGAATTCATGTTAAATAAATTATGCCATATCGAGAGTCCATATAAATTAAAAACGAAGAATGTGAATTTTGAAATCGTTCAATCATCAGAAACTATAACTGAAACTTCAAACCGAGTTAAATCGGTATATATTAATTGCATATTTGGGAATTATCAAATCGTGAAGCATAATTGAGGCTCACAAAAACAATACAACTAAATACTCGCAATCAAAGTTTAAAAtattgaattaaacattgaaAGTAATGGATGCTACATATAATTTTGTAATAACTATTTTTATTCTTGGAATTATTAACAAAATCTTGGAACTATTAATAAAAtaaggaaggtagcccgcgcgcaTGCGCGGGCATCTTGTTTAACACGTTTAAAATTTGAGACCCACTACGATTCTCTCTATTGATAGTAGAAAGTAATCTAATCCGTTGATCTCATTTGATCGAATGGTTTACATCACCCTAAATAGCAGTAGTTCAAACATGGAGGGACATTACTGTAAAAAAAGTGCGAAAGGGgtataattatcatttagtaGTCACTAAACCTATTTTTATTCTTGTTTGGCTTATTTCGATGGAATATGAGCGATGCCAGCGCAATAAATAACCACAGATTGATCAATGCccgaaaaaatatataaatgaaaAGTTACCCTTAATCAATGTATTAGTAAATAACAAATGGATCAGATCATTTCTATTGGTAATATAATAGTATCAGTAGAGAGCATCGGATTaccactcaaaattttattacaaATGTATATGTgtgagtgattttttttattgaaatatattttttactatattctaatttatttgggattacgttggaaatgatttttttctaattacccTTGCATCATATAAATTGTAAACTAAAATCATGTGAAATCGTGAAGTCTTGAATTTATTTATGAGAAAATATGGTGTCGTAATCGCAACCATGGAATTGATTTCTACGAAGTTTTTTATACTGTAGATGTTTTTTGGattttaggataaattaatTGAAGGTATTTGTTTATTAAACATATTGCTAATATGACTACGTCATCTAATTAAAGATAGACTTATACTCCATCACAAAAACCTGAGAAGTCAAATTTTGTCCTAAAATGTTTGAAGTTTGTTGAATCTGACCAATTTACCAAATAGTTTATGATCTCAACCTAGGAATTTTGGTATATAAGCCAACAAATCATCCAAGTAATTGGTTGGAACTAATTTATTTCGTTTGCGtatatttgtttgtttcttttgcAATGTATTTAATTTCAAATACGACAGTaagaattcaaatttaattagTATCTTCGatttttgtttactttttacAACTGACAGCTAATTATCAAGAGTAGGGTTTCTCATGTGGTTCCAATAAGTTAATTTAGTTTTTACAAAGAAGCCTTGCTAGCAATTAAGACCCGGTGATTATTATGCTGTGTTATGGGCTTTTCACCTAATtgcatattatttatttttttaagaattttatTCCTTCTAGTTTTTAATATATGCTGTTGTTAACTTTTACTAATATATTTAACCATTCGCCTCATTTAATAAGTTACGTgactatcatttattttgttgtaagttggtTTATCGTTAATGGTACTTTTCACATAACctacattttttatattttcaaaaaaaatatttgaataaaataaatgatcaaaTTTATACCTAAAAAATTAATAGCGTCAATCTATGAAAAACCGGAGGAACTAACTAGTAAAATGTAAAGCGTGAAGGTACATGGCtcgcactttttttttccatttgacaATAATCATAGTCCATTCACACCTTAAATAATTGATTGAaatatcaggatattaaaaaataaactaaaaataaatcgaTTCAACATAAAGTTAAAAATTATTTGTACGTAGTGCATGTCCACGCATGCATATATGCTTGCATGAAGACACTTCTTGCAGCTGGCAGATTGGGCTAATATATAACAATGGAAGTCTATGCCTTGGCCCCGTGAGGCGTCTTGAGAGATatatctaatactccctccgtttcgaaatatttgacgccgttgactttttatcaaatgtttgaccgttcgtcttatttaaaaaatttaagtaattattaattctttttatatcatttgattcattgttaaatatatttttatgtaggcatataattttacatatctcataaaagtttttaataagacgaacagtcaaaaatgtgctaaaaagtcaacggtgtcaaacatttcgaaatagagggagtatagtaCTATTTAAATTACTCATGTTAACAGAATAATGCTGCAGATCTTAATTACtatagagatagagaaagagaccacttatacatttgtcgacaaattttcttctaaaaatttgacagatgtaattatagtacaatcgtagtgtaattacactgtaacttttatgtaattacactgtaacttgcatgtaactatagtgtaacttgtatataagtttcacgtaattttgaatcgttagatctattacaaaatttgttcttgtgaggaagaaaaaaaatcacatcacacacatatgtgaaaggatttgttctcacaacctccattttaccgaaataaatgttgtggagagatttttgaaagttacatacacgttacattatagttacagtgtaattacatgcaagttacagtgtaattacactacgattgtactgtagttacatctgtcaaatttttggtgaaaaatttgtcgacaaatatatagcaaattcgATAGAGAAAAAATAGGAGGGAGGATTACACATATACACGCACGCGGGTGAGGCAGAGGAGACGGGCAACGGCGCCGCGAAAGTCTGTGTGTACGGAATAAGGGTATTAGTTTTCTCGGATAGattaatctaatggtttataatAGTAGACCCACCAATTTAACTGAAATCAAGGTAGATTTTctgttttttataatttttaagaaTTTCTCTAATAATTTATTTGAGCGCCATGTGGCAACTCGAGAGTGTTTTGAGGGAGGTTAATAGACTTTTACTATATAATAAAAGATAGATGGAAATGTTTTGTCCTTCGTACTTTGAATGAAGCTTGTAAATAACTTTCAGTCATGGTCAAGGTCAATACCaacgaatatatatatttggtaaACAAAATTCATAATCGCTCAAGCTCATTAATGGCATTTTCTTTTTACCCAAAAACAGC harbors:
- the LOC4350319 gene encoding probable beta-D-xylosidase 7 is translated as MAVSTSRRGGGVLAAVVTAVAALAMLGGVAWGGNPGFTCGPASAQKGFAFCNAALPAEQRAADLVARLTTAEKVGQLGDQAPGVPRLGIPVYKWWSEALHGLAISGKGIHFGNGPARTATSFPQVIHTAAAFDDGLWFRIGQAIGKEGRAFYNLGQAEGLAMWSPNVNIFRDPRWGRGQETPGEDPATASKYGAAFVKGLQGSSLTNLQTSACCKHITAYDIEEWKGVSRYNFNAKVTPQDLADTYNPPFRSCVVDGKASCIMCAYTLINGVPACASSDLLTKTVRGEWKLDGYTASDCDAVAILHKSEHFTRTAEEAVAVALKAGLDINCGVYMQQNAASALQQGKMTEKDVDKALKNLFAIRMRLGHFDGDPRGNKLYGRLSAADVCTPVHKALALEAARRGVVLLKNDARLLPLRAPTVASAAVIGHNANDILALLGNYYGLPCETTTPFGGIQKYVKSAKFLPGCSSAACDVAATDQATALAKSSDYVFLVMGLSQKQEQEGLDRTSLLLPGKQQALITAVATASKRPVILILLTGGPVDITFAQTNPKIGAILWAGYPGQAGGQAIADVLFGEFNPSGKLPVTWYPEEFTKFTMTDMRMRPDPATGYPGRSYRFYKGKTVYKFGYGLSYSKFACRIVSGAGNSSSYGKAALAGLRAATTPEGDAVYRVDEIGDDRCERLRFPVMVEVQNHGPMDGKHTVLMFVRWSSTDGGRPVRQLIGFRNQHLKVGEKKKLKMEISPCEHLSRARVDGEKVIDRGSHFLMVEEDELEIRFQD